The sequence CTTGAACTGCCACATTGGATGGTGCCGCATGATGGAGGTTCGGGCTACGAGTCTATGCTCTTCGAGGTGGACCGATGGTGGAAAGGAGAACATCGCCAGCGCATCGAGGTGCGCACCGATCATTCTTCCTGTGCGATGATGATTCCCGAATATGGCCAGAAAATGCTGATAGAGGCGTACGCATGGGACGGCATCCTCTTTACCTGGCTCTGTGCGCGCTCCCTACCGGTCCTCACACCCAGAGACTTAGACTCCACGCTTGCAGCGCTTCCTGAATACATGGATCCTTGGCTGGTGACACAAGACACACTGGACCGGCACTTGGGGCCAGGATATTTCCCAGACAGCAACGAGCGAAGCATTCTTGCCTTCACCTTCGTAGTCGCACTCCTGCTTCTCGTTGGCGGAGCAGCATCGTGGTTTATGCCCAGACGCGGCGCTCAACCTGCCCCAGATCTATGACCTCCGACCCCAAACCCACCTACGACGACGCGCTCGCCCTCTTCCACGATTGGACGGAGACGGACAGCCTCCGTCGCCACGCCTACGCTGTCGAGGCGGCGATGGTGATTTATGCTGAGCAGTTCGGCGAGGGTGTGGAGCAGTGGCGGATCGCGGGCCTGCTGCACGACCTGGACTACGAGCGGCACCCGTCGCCCGAGGAGCACCCGTTCGTGGGGGTGAAGGTGCTGGAGGAGCGAGGCTATCCCGAGTCCATCCGCACGGCGATTCTTGGGCACGCGACGTATTCGGGCGTGCCGCGCGAGACGACGATGGCGAAGACGCTCTTCGCGGTCGACGAACTCGCCGGGTTCATCACGGCCGTCGGGTACGTCCGCCCGAACGGGCTGGAGGGGCTCACGCCGAAGTCGGTCAAGAAGAAGCTCAAGGACAGGCGCTTCGCCGCCGCCGTTAGCCGCGAGGACATCTACGAGGGCGCCGAGGAGCTGGGCGTCGACCTGACGGAGCACATCGCCAC comes from Bacteroidota bacterium and encodes:
- a CDS encoding HD domain-containing protein, producing MTSDPKPTYDDALALFHDWTETDSLRRHAYAVEAAMVIYAEQFGEGVEQWRIAGLLHDLDYERHPSPEEHPFVGVKVLEERGYPESIRTAILGHATYSGVPRETTMAKTLFAVDELAGFITAVGYVRPNGLEGLTPKSVKKKLKDRRFAAAVSREDIYEGAEELGVDLTEHIATVIAGMQREAKRLGFA